Sequence from the Bremerella volcania genome:
CGCTGGGGAGGTTTTCAACGCGTAAATTTTCAACGCGTCGATCGGAGTCAACTCTTTGCTGGCCGAATCGCGCCACATCAACTCGGCCCCTTGACCTTCCGACAGACGCATGTGGGCTTCGGCCAATTGATCGAGAATCTTGGCGACCACTTCAGCACCAAGCGTCTTTACCTCGCGGCTGACCAATCGGTAGCCGAGCCCGATCATGTAGTCGCCCAGGTTGATCCCGGTCGAAATGCCGAACTGACGATGGACGGTCGGTTCGCCGTAGCGGAACTCGTCGTCGTCTTCAATGTCGTCGTGCACGAGTGACGCTTTATGGAACGTTTCAATGGCGAGCGCACTTCGCTTGACCGCGTCGTTATAGCCGGCCACGTGGGCGGCACCATCGGGGAGCGTTCCCTGGCCACCGGTGAGTGAATCGTAAACGGCGAGCGTCGTGAACGGACGCGAGTACTTTCCGCCACGGCCGATGAAGTCGATGGCCAGACGTTCGGTTGCCGCGATGGGATCGAGGTTGGGTAGATCGCGCAGCTCGGCGCTGAGTGTCTCGGCCGTTTGTCGCTGCGGGGCGATCAGGCGGGTCAGCTCTTGGCGATCGAACATCTCCTGAGCGGCACGCATCAGGTGGACGTAGGTTGCGGTCTTCTGCTGCGGTTCGCGATGAGGAAGGTGGATCATGTCGAAGACCCACTGTTCGTCGACCGACGTGTTTCGGCAGTCGCTCGAATGCAGCGGCACGGCCATGCAAGGAATGCCGGCGAGCAGGATCTTATCGAACGCCTTTTCCAGTACGTTCAAGCAGGCAACGCCCACGACCGCATCGACGTATCCGCTCACCAGAATCTTCATCACGATCGGCGACCCCTCAGCGACCAGGACCCGGTAGCCGAGTTCTTCGGCTTGGGTGCGATAGTCGGCGATGCTGCATGCTCCGCAGGTTTTGCAGTCGAGGCCGAACTGATCGTAGTCGGCCGGGCAGCCTTCAGCATGCTTCAGGCAGTGCGGCAACAGGAAGAGGCGTCGCTCGGGTGGAATGGCCGAGACCTGATCGCGCCAAAAAGCGGAGGTCATCATCACCAGGGTCCAGCCGACGTACGCCTCAGGCAGGTTCATGTCGTCGAGTAGAGCACGGGTGATTTTCTCCATTTCGTCTTTGGAGAGAGGACGCGACTTGTCGAGCTTCTCGCAGATCTGATAACAACGATCCCGAATCTCTTCGCGCAGGGCCAAGCGATCAGGGACTTGCTTCAGGTGGGCAGTCTTGCGGCGGCGGGAAACCCGCTTCTTGGCACCACCGTTCGATTCAGGCTGGGAGGGGGAAGGCATAGGCAAGGTTGCTTAACTCGATTCTCTCGTTCCACTTCCGCTAAAGGCATCGCCGCGCTCATTGGCTTGTAGCGCCCGGCACACATGGGCCAGCGCACTGACCGTCATGATCCGCGGGTAGAGCTTTTCATAATACCACAGCTTAGAGAAGTAAAAACCGATTGGCGAACATTCGATATGAGAATTTTCTTCGACCCGGCGGCATAACCAATCGATGGCTTTGTCCAGGCCTGGGTAGTTTTCTATGCCCTTATTGTCGCAGAGTAACCCCTCAATGGCCAGCGAAGTCTCCTCGACGCTGCTTTCATATCGTCCATTGGTGGCATCTTTCACGGCCTGACCGCCGCCGAAACCGCCGTCTTCATTCTGTTGATTCGCAAGCCAGGCGAGGGCTCTTGCGGGATACTTGGCGGGCTCGAAATCGGTGAAACCGAGTTCTTCTGGAGCGACTTCCCCAGAGGTGGGAAAGTAGACATCCCGGTAATAGTTCAAGACCTTTACGGTTCCATAGATTGGATTGTCTTCCTCGGGGCGA
This genomic interval carries:
- a CDS encoding polyprenyl synthetase family protein; the protein is MPSPSQPESNGGAKKRVSRRRKTAHLKQVPDRLALREEIRDRCYQICEKLDKSRPLSKDEMEKITRALLDDMNLPEAYVGWTLVMMTSAFWRDQVSAIPPERRLFLLPHCLKHAEGCPADYDQFGLDCKTCGACSIADYRTQAEELGYRVLVAEGSPIVMKILVSGYVDAVVGVACLNVLEKAFDKILLAGIPCMAVPLHSSDCRNTSVDEQWVFDMIHLPHREPQQKTATYVHLMRAAQEMFDRQELTRLIAPQRQTAETLSAELRDLPNLDPIAATERLAIDFIGRGGKYSRPFTTLAVYDSLTGGQGTLPDGAAHVAGYNDAVKRSALAIETFHKASLVHDDIEDDDEFRYGEPTVHRQFGISTGINLGDYMIGLGYRLVSREVKTLGAEVVAKILDQLAEAHMRLSEGQGAELMWRDSASKELTPIDALKIYALKTSPAFEAALHCGIALAKTREDYRDQMRKFARHVGVAFQILNDLKDWLGDSDNKLSAGNDIIGGRPTVLWALALQNLKEDRKNELIRIANDPDLTAAAKIQRVRSLYLEGGVFDDAQQLVEKYRAKAEEIADEIDPEPFRRLLYYLVDSILETTEEHKPTIVIPTTQLEFPLAAPTS